A segment of the Scomber japonicus isolate fScoJap1 chromosome 5, fScoJap1.pri, whole genome shotgun sequence genome:
AAGATCTGGACAGCATCTTCAGAAGGATCAGGTAAGGCTGACCTCCTTAGTGCAACCTAAGTACCTAACATGTACATGCTCTGATCACTGGTCTCTGCCTGCAGGACGCTAAAAGGGAAGGTTGCTAAGCAGTATCCTGAAGCTTTCAGCAGTGAGTTTCTTTTCCTTCACCATTTTATTATCACAATCAGCTCAATTTGCCTAAATATCATGCTTTAAACTTTCTTTTTGCAGATATCCACGAGTCAGCCATGCTGGAGGATGACGACGATGAGTTTGACCCAGTTGCCCCCAGTGTTGCTACAACAATCACAGCGGCCACCTCAGAGCAGAGCACAGAGTCCTGTGACACTAGTCCAGATGTGATCTCACCCACCATGAGCAGATGCTCCGAAGATCTCTCTCAAGAGCCGTCTGACACGCCCACTTCTGACGTCCCATTGTCAGCCGTCCTACAGGATGAGGGCCCTGACTCTGTGCCTGCGGAATAGACATTTTGTGGATGGATTTCAGTCTCTTAACTGGTTCCAACAATAACTAGTTACTAATGTCAGCTTGAGGGCGTGTTGCATTATCACATCGGTGTTGTCCTCTACAATGTTTACTGACAACACAGACTCTGGAGATGGCTATGAACTGGCTTTGAGGACGCTGGATGTTTGTTTGAATGCTTACTTGTCCTTTTCCTGCACAGCACTAAAATAATGCAGACCATACTTGAAGTTGTTTTAAAGTAGGGCAAAGCGCTCACTTATTATGTGATTATATGCATATTTAATTTTTGGAAAGTTAAAGAGATGACTGAAGGAAGTTTTCTCTCATATTTTCCCTCACGATTTATGCTACTTGAAAGAGAGTAAGTAGTGTTTTCAACCTGAGTAAAAGTAACTTGGATGTTCAAGTAGTAACTAGGATAATGATAATGGAGCATTGTTACTCTATGAACCCTTGTTATTAATGTTTTCAGCAGCATTTAATACAACATGTTACTGATTCTTGAAGGGTGTATCAGTCTCTACTTACCTGCTTATCACAGAGAGGCCTGAGATTAGGTGCAGTGTCAGCGATCAGTCAGTCAGGGTCAGTGATGGGTGTCCGAGGAGCTGTCAGAGATTCAGCAGACTGTTCATGGACACGGTAGCAGAGCAGACACTGGAAATCAGGTTGTGTGAGTGGAGGACAAAGCCATTCTGCTCCCTTTAAAGATGCAGTGTTTGTTTAAAAGGGGAAATCCAGCCgtaacacacacttcacacaagttatatttgaaatatattacatgtgaattttaatattttcctccttaagatgaaaagcaaagaaaaatacTGAAGCTGCTCCATAAAAAGCAAATATTCAAGCAACTCATGAGTGGGGATAAAATATGGTTATGAATACATTTTGCTGGTCACAGCTGACAACcttacattcaaataaaactgGTTTGTGTGGAACATCCAAACCAAAAAAACTGATTAGCCCAATGAGTCCCACTATTTCAGTGTCAATGAATCGACAACAGAAATCGTCACCTGTTAATATTATCCACTCATATCTCTTTAACACTCTGCTTCTAAGTATGAGGGGACagatatgtttgtgtttgttttgtctataCTTTCCAAAGTCAAGAGAATAATATTTTCCCTGTAAgt
Coding sequences within it:
- the kxd1 gene encoding kxDL motif-containing protein 1 — its product is MVEPTASGVFCNRMLSMVNCEDVNAIIQAQRHMLDRFEKTNEMLINFNGLSNVRLQQMNERFLLHTRTLVEMKKDLDSIFRRIRTLKGKVAKQYPEAFSNIHESAMLEDDDDEFDPVAPSVATTITAATSEQSTESCDTSPDVISPTMSRCSEDLSQEPSDTPTSDVPLSAVLQDEGPDSVPAE